TGATTTGATGCTCATTGAAGGATTATGCCGCTACTTCCACTTTCTTGAGAAAGCTGACAATAATTTGCTTGACTTCGGGTTTGCAGGAACCGCAATTGGTTCCACATTGCGTTTCAGATTGAAGAGAGGTCATGGCGTCTTCGGGGGAGGTTCCTGCTGGCATCTTGCTTAAGCATTGCTTCATTGTGTCTGCAGATACATTAAAGCAATTACAAATTGCCTTACCTTTGGGTTTAATTTCTATAGGGGGTTTGCTAACAGGCATCAACAAAGACCGACCAAGGGTTTTTGCATCTAAGCCGCTTTCTAGGTACTCTCTTAACCAGGTAGTACTTGCTAGGCTTTCAATGGAGCCAGTCAGCATTGCAGATAGAACCTTCTCTTGAGCGCGAACAAGTCGTACTACGCCTCTGCGCTTATCGATATAGCGCATCACGGGCTCTCCAGATTCCTCATCCAACTTAAATTTACGTATTATTTGCTTTAAAGCTTGCGCGGCAAGAGAGTCTGATTCTTCTAGCGGGTCATCGTGGTGGGCGGCCTTGAATGAAATCCCAATGAGGTCACCATCCTGCTCTCTACCAAATAGAACGCATTGGGCGGAATCGAAATGAGGCAAGATGCTGCGCAAACTATTTTGAACAAAAAATACTTCTTCTTTGGAAAATAAGCCGAAAGCCACTAAATGCCAGGGAAGGTTTGCTGGCAAAATCTTGACGGCTGAATGTTTCAGTTCGGGCTGACCGGATACAGGGTCGATCATGTTGCAAGTAAGGCCGTTGACTCCGCGGCCCGGTGTTTTACCAGCAGCGCCTGAAATAAATTCAGAACCCCAGTGCATGGCAATAAAGGCTTGCGAGGAGGCGATATCGTCTGAGACTTTGATTGGGAAGATCTCACTACCTCTGCGACTGGTGACATGAACTAAATCACCATTTTCTAAATTCATCCTGCCAGCATCTTTGGGTGACATCTCCACACAAGGCTCTGGTGCATGTCCATAAAGTGTTCCAATGGTTCCCGTTCTACTCATCCCATGCCATTGATCTCTGAGGCGCCCAGTATTTAAGGCAAATGGGTAGCGAGCATCTACAGATTCTGCGGTTGCTTTATAGGGTGCAGCAATAAAGTGAGCTTTTTTATCTTTGGTAGGAAAAACGCCATTTTCATAAAGACGTTTTTTGCCAAAGAAATCTCCTTTGGGCATAGGCCATTGCTGTGGTCCGCGTTCCTCAAGGATTTTGTAGCTTAAACCAGTAATATCGAGATCGCGACCGGCTGTACTCTCACGATGCTCATTCCAAATATCCTCAGGTCCGGCGTAAGGAAATAGAGTGGATGTTCCTTCTTTTCTATTGCCTGGTAATAGCGCTTCAAGAGCTATTCCAATTTCAAGAGCGATCTGCCAATCATGTTTAGCAGACGCATAAGGATCAATTGCGGGATTTACTTTGGAAATTCTTCGCTCTGAATTTGTAACTGTCCCCACTTTTTCTGCCCAGGTAGTGGCGGGCAACAACACATCTGCATATAGGGTGGTGGCTGTGTGCGCATAAGCTTCCTGCACTACAACAAATTCTGCTTTGCTTAATCCCTCGTGAACTGCATTGAGATCGGGCATCGATTGTGCTGGGTTTGTACAGACGATCCATATGGCTTTTAGTTTTTCAGTACGCAATGCCTCAAACATGGGAATGGCACTAAGACCTGGCTTTTCGGGAACTGAATCCACCCCCCACAGGTTTGCAACTTCTGCACGATGTTCTGGGTTGGCAAGATCACGGTGTGCGGATAGTAGATTGGCTAAACCTCCAACCTCCCGACCACCCATGGCATTGGGTTGTCCAGTCAAAGAGAATGGACCAGCACCAGCTTTCCCTATTTGACCGGTGGCTAAATGTAAGTTAACTAAGGCAGCATTCTTGGCTGTACCTGATGCTGATTGATTTAATCCCTGGCAGTACATCGATAGGGTTGCAGGTGAAGTAGCAAACCATTGCGCCGCTTGGAACAAGTCTTTTTCATTAATACCGCAGATCTGACTTACTGCCTTAGGCGTGAAATCTCTAACCAAATCACGTAGCGCATCAAAATCCGCCGTATATGAGTTGATATAAGACTCATCAATCCATTTCTCCCAGAGCATGATGTAAAGCATCCCGTGATAGAGAGCAACATCAGTACCAGGTTGTATCTGTAGGTAGAGATCAGCTTCTTTGGCGGTATCGGTTTTTCTGGGGTCAACAACAATAACTTTGAGATCCGGATTATTTTTACGGGCATCCTCAAGACGTCTATACAAAATCGGATGAGCAAAAGCGGTATTTGATCCCGTAATAAAAATAGTGGATGCAGAATCAATATCTTCATAGCAACAGGGTGGGGCATCCATCCCCAAGGTTTGCTTGTAGCCAGCTACCGCACTAGACATACATAGGCGTGAGTTGGTATCAATATTGTTAGAGCCAATCAAGCCCTTCATTAACTTATTGAAGATGTAATAGTCTTCGGTCAGTAATTGACCGGACACATAAATGCCAACAGATTCTGAACCATGCTCTTGAATGATGTCGGCAAATTTTTGGGCAACAGTTTGAATTGCCTCGGGCCAAGAAATATCTACCGGCTCTTCACCCCTTGTTTTGCGGATGGCTGGTGAACCCAGTCGAGCCTGTATCTGAAGGCTTGGGTTTGCAGTGAGATGAAGGGTGGAGCCTTTACTGCAGAGTCTGCCAAAGTTTGCAGGATGATCGGGGTCGCCGCGAACCCCGGTTACCTCGATCTTTCCGTTACTTTCTGCGGTTTCAATAATGACGCCACAGCCAACACCGCAATAGCAACAGGTGCTCTTAACTTCAGCCATGAGTAGCTTGCAATTCCTCGCGGCTTAGCCAAACCACACCAGACTCTACTTTGACTGCAAAGGATTTAGCACAGCCTTCATCTGGGGCAACGGCACAGCCGGTGGAGAGATCTATATTCCAGGAATGCAGTGGACAGGTTACGGATTTTCCATGGACAATGCCCTGAGACAGGGGGCCACCTTTATGCGGGCACTTATCCAATACGGCAAATACTTCGTCTTCTGAATTTCTGAAAATAGCTATTTGACCAGCTGGCGCTTCAATAACCCGAGATCCCAGAACAGGAATCTCATCAACCGTTGTGATTTTTTGCCACTGATCAAGTTGGGCGGTATTAGACATTTCCAGCCTCGACAATAGGAATGGTTTTAAATTGACGAACATCTACACCAGCACGTTCAAAGTCTTTCCAAGGATCTGGAGCATCTTTTAGATCAAACAGCAGTCTTTCGTAGAGAGCTTTACGACTTTCAGCATCGTCGACCACCTTCTGCTTAATGTATTCCATGCCAACTCTTGCCAAGTAATGGACAGTTCGATCCAAATACCAGGCTTCTTCGCGGTACAGTTGTAAGAAGGCCCCAGAATATTCACGAACTTCCTCATCAGTTTTAACTTTACAGAGAAATTCCGCCACTTCTGTTTTAATGCCGCCGTTACCACCAATATAAAGTTCCCAGCCAGATTCAACACCAATAATGCCAACATCTTTGATGCCAGCTTCTGCGCAGTTTCGTGGGCAGCCAGACACTGCAAGCTTCACTTTGTGAGGTGCGTACATACCGAAGAGCATTCTCTCTAGATCTACGCCCATTTTCATGGAGGACTGGGTGCCAAAACGACAGTGCTCATCACCAACACATGTTTTCACTGTGCGAATTGATTTGCCATAGGCATGACCTGATGGCATATCCAACTCTTTCCAAACCGCTGGAAGATCATCCTTCTTGATGCCAAGTAAGTCAATTCGTTGGCCGCCAGTTACCTTGACTGTGGGCACTTGGTATTTCTCAGCAACGTCAGCAATTCTGCGTAGTTCAGAAGGAGTAGTTAGACCACCAAACATCCGCGGAATAACTGAGTAGGTGCCATCTTTCTGAATATTGGCATGAGCACGTTCATTAATGAAGCGGGATTGTGGATCATCTTTTGCTTCATGTGGCCATGTGGAGATCAAATAATAATTTAAGGCAGGGCGACAAGTCGCACAACCGTTAGGTGTTCTCCAATTAAGCTCGGCGCGAACTTGCTCTTGAGAAATTAAGTGGCCGGAGCGTATGGCTTGACGAATTTCATCATGAGAAAGATCGGAGCATCCGCAAATCGATTTCTTTCTGGGGGTTGCTGAATAATCTGTGCCAAGAACATTCATCAGCACTTGCTCAACTAGGCCTGTACATGAGCCACAGGAGCTGCTGGCTTTAGTGCATTTCTTCACTTCATCTAGTGTGAATAGACCCTGTTCCCGAATAGCCTTGACAATGGTGCCTTTGGTAACCCCATTGCATCCGCAGATTTCATCTGCATCAGTCATTCCGGCAGCTTTATTGTGGCCTTGATGGCCAACATCGCCAATATTGGATTCACCAAACATCAATGTGTCACGAATTTCTGCAATGCTTTGTTCGTCACGCATGAGCTTGAAATACCAAGTGCTATCTGCTGTATCGCCAAACATGCAGGCACCAATTAAACGATCATCTTTAAGAACTAATTTTTTATACACGCCACCAATAGGATCGGCTAGAGTAATTTCTTCAGTACCTTCGCCTCCCATAAAGTTTCCAGCGGAGAAGAGATCAACACCTGTTACTTTCAGTTTTGTTGATGTTACGGAGCCCTCATAGCGACCGATGCCGTGTTCGGCAAGGTGATTTGCACAAACCTTAGCCTGCTCAAATAAAGGCGCAACTAAACCATAGGCAGTTCCTCGATGGCTTGCGCACTCACCAACTGCATAGACTCTTGGATCAAACGTTTGTAGAGTGTCATTAACAACGATACCTCTTTGGCAATGTAAACCTGCAGATTCGGCTAACGCTGTATTGGGCTTAATACCTGCCGCCATAACAACTAAGTCAGCTGGTATTTCTAATCCACCTTTAAAGCGGATATGGCCGACACGATCGCCAGCAGTATTAGGGGTAATTGCCTCAGTAGAAGTTTTCAGTAAAAACTTAAGACCTTTTTCTTCCAAGGATTTTTGTAGTAAATCAGCCGCTGTTTTATCTAGCTGTCTTTCCATCAACCATTCGGCAAGATGGACCACGGTCACACTCATACCCCTGAGGGCTAGACCATTTGCAGCTTCTAGACCAAGCAGACCGCCGCCAATGACAACCGCATTTTTGTAACGCGTCGCCACATCAATCATCTCATTGGTATCTTTAATATCACGATACGCAATCACGCCAGGTAAATCATTTCCTGGAACGGGCAAGATGAATGGCAAAGAGCCGGTAGCCAGCAATAAGCGATCGTAGCTTTCAACAGTGCCATCATCAGCAATAACAGTGCGCTCTTTGCGATCAATCTTAGTTATGGTTTTTCCAAGATGAAGATGGATACCATTGCTCTTGTACCAATCAAGGTCATTTAGAACAATTTGCTCAAGAGTCTGTTCGCCTGCTAATACCGGGGACAGCAAAATACGGTTGTAGTTGGGATGGGGCTCAGCACCAAAGATGGTGATGTCATAAAGCTCTGGGTCGAGCTTTAATAGTTCCTCGATGGTCCGAACGCCGGCCATCCCATTGCCAATCATGACGAGTTTTTGTTTTTTCATGCTTTGATCTTGAAGCTATCTGCATAAGCAGCAGGGTTGGAGCCATTCCACACAACACCATCAAATAATTTGCTGGAGCGCATATCACTTTTTGGTAATGGGGTTTTGGAGGCCGTAGCCGCATCTTTGTAGATGGCGATGTTGTTAACCTTCTTCGCAACTGCCAAGTAATCTGGGTGTTCTTTGAGCAATCCCCAGCGCTTATGTTGGGTCATAAACCACATGCCATCAGACAGGTATGGGAAAGTCGCTAAACCGTCGTTATAAAACTTCATCGCATGCGGGTCATCCCATGTCTTGCCGATACCGTTGTTGTAGCGACCCATCATGCGGTCTTGAATCACGCTGACATCGGTATTGACAAACGAAGGTGCAGACACGACTTCTGCAGTTGCATGTTTGTTAGAGGTTGATGCATCAATATATTTTCCTGCCTCCAAGATTGCAGCTGTCACTGCGCGACAAGTATTGGGATACTTCTTTGCAAAGTCAGAAGTTGTACCCAGCGCCTTCTCTGGATGATCTTGCCAAATAGCTTGTGTAGTAATGGCTGTAAAGCCAATGCCGTCGATGATTGCACGGGCATTCCAGGGTTCACCTACACAATAGCCGTCCATATTTCCGCTACGCATATTTGCCACCATTTGTGGGGGCGGAACAGTGATAATTTTCGCGTCTTTAAATGGATTAATGCCATAGTTCGCTAACCAGTAGTAGAGCCACATAGCGTGTGTACCAGTTGGGAAAGTTTGCGCAAAAGTGTAGTCACGCTTTTCTTTATCCATGACAGCTTTAAGGCTTGCCCCATCAGTAACGCCCTTTTGGTAAAGCGCTTTAGATAAAGTAATTGCTTGGCCGTTATTGTTTAAGGACATCAGGAGTGACATATCTTTTTGTTGTCCACCGATACCCATTTGCAGTCCGTACATCAAGCCATACAGAATGTGCGACATATCATTTTCACCATTGACTAGCTTGTCACGGATTGCAGCCCATGATGCTTCTTTGGTGGGGATGATCTTGACACCGTATTTCTTATCTAGACCAAGATGGTTGGCCATGACAACAGAAGAGCAGTCTGTAAGGGCAATGAAACTGACCTTTACATCCGTTTTCTCAGGGGCATCTGAGCCTGCCGCCCATGCACCCGCTTTAACCATTGGGTCGATTAAGGACAGAATGCTTGCAGAGCCAATACTTTGGATAAGTTTGCGACGCGTAGGATTCGCATCAGCAACAGTGGGGGTAGTAGCTTCTGGTAATAAACCGCTAACGCTTGTTTTTTCTTTCATGCTGAGCTCCTTTAGTCGATAACTAACAATAAAGAAGTTATGAGTCCCGAGATAAGAGTGGTGGCTCAGTATTGGTGCACCAAATCAAAGCATGGGCACTTTTGGTTCACACAGAGAATTTAGGGCTATTGCCGACTGTTACAAATGATGCATGGAACAAATTGCACCAAGAACAGTCAAAGCACCCAAAATAAATGGAGTGATGTCTGGCGTCTACCTCATTGGTGCTGGGCCTGGAGCCTCTGATCTCATTACTGTTCGGGGCTCAAGAATTTTGGCTCAGGCAGACATTGTCTTTTATGACGCACTCATTGATATTTCTATGTTGGAGTGGTGTCCTGGCACTAGGATGGTGCAGGTAGGGAAAAGATGCGGATCACATTCAAGCTCTCAGCACTTCATTAACAAGCAATTGGTGGATGCTGCAGGCAAGTACTCAGTAGTTGTGCGCCTAAAAGGCGGGGATCCGATGATCTTTGGTCGTGCGCAGGAAGAAATTGACGCTCTTGAGAAAGCAAACGTGCGCTATGAGATTGTTCCAGGCATCACTACTGCCTTAGCGGCCTCGGCAGAATTAAAGCAGCCTCCAACTACGAGAGAGTTAAGTAGAACCCTGACGCTGACTACTCTTCCTGGCCGTTGCGCACATGAAGATCATAAAACCGCTATTTACTATATGGCGCGTGATCAGCTATCTGAGGTTGCGACAACATTGATTGCTCAGGGCTACACGGTAGATACGCCTGTTTGCTTGATGGAATCGGTTAGCCTGCCAACGCAACGCAGTTTCGCCTGCACATTAGATGAACTGCGCTTTGGTGATGTTCATCATCATTTTTTAGATAAGCAACCTGTTGTGGTGATGGTCGGAGAGGTTTATAGAAAAAAACTGCATACGCTTATCCCATTAATCGAGTCACAAAATCATTTCAACGCATTGCAAGCGGCATCTTAATTACTTACTAGGAGCTATAAATGAATTCATATCGTCCTTTTGATCCAGATAGACCTCTGTTTAGCAACCGCTGCAGCTGTGGACATCATGCATCTGAGTTAGATCATGCAAACTCGCTTTCAGCAATGATGGATGCCGAGCAGCAAAGCGCAGATTTTGTTGAGGCCAGCTTAGTTAAGGCTCTTTTTCCTCAAGAAGATCGTAGACGCGCGTTTTTAAAGGCTGTTGGAGTAGGTGGAGCAATGAGCGCTCTCTCAGGCTTCTTGCCAGTAGGGTCCTTGCAGGCAATGGCGCAAGAAAAAGCGCCATTAGAAAAACCAGACCTAAAAATTGGCTTTATCGCAATTACTTGTGCGACTCCACTCATCATGGCTGACCCACTAGGTTTTTATAAAAAACAAGGCCTGAACGTTACGCTTAATAAGACCGCAGGTTGGGCTTTAATTCGTGACAAGATGCTCAATAAAGAGCATGATGCCTCACACTTTTTATCACCAATGCCGATCTCAATGTCAATGGGCTTGGGTTCTGATCCTTCTCAGATGCGTGTGGCCACAATTCAGAACGTGAATGGTCAGGCTATTACGTTAGCTAACAAGCATAAAGATAATCGTGATCCGAAAAACTGGAAAGGCATGAAGTTTGCTGTTCCATTTGAATACTCAATGCATAACTTCTTGCTGCGTTATTACGTAGCTCAAGCTGGCTTGGATCCAGATAAAGATATTCAGATTCGCGTTACACCTCCACCAGAGATGGTGGCTAACTTACGTGCCGGCAATATTGATGGTTTTTTAGGGCCTGATCCATTTAACCAGCGCGCAGTGTATGACGAGGTCGGATTTATTCACATTCTGACTAAGCAGATTTGGGATGGTCACCCTTGCTGTGCTTTTGGAACCTCAGAAGAATTTATCCGTAAGAATCCAAATACCTTTGCAGCTCTCTATCGGGCAGTCTTAAATGCTTCCACGATGGCACGTGATCCTGCGAATAGACCTTTAATTGCTAAAGTAATTTCTACGCCAAATTACCTTAACCAGCCCGAGACAGTTGTAATGCAAGTTCTCACTGGTAAGTTTGCAGATGGTCTAGGCAATGTGCAAAACGTACCAGATCGCATCGACTTCAACCCAATTCCTTGGTACTCCATGGCAACCTGGATGTTGACCCAAATGCAGCGCTGGGGCTATGTCAAAGGCGATGTGAATTACAAGGACATCTCTGAAAAAGTATTCTTGTTGACCGACGCTAAAAAGTATATGGGTGAGACTGGCATTGCAGTTCCACCATTAGCTAAAGTGGGATACAAAAAAGACAAGATTATGGGTAAAGAGTTTGACCCTAGTCAGCCAGCAGCCTATTTGAAATCTTTTCAAACTAATAAAGCATGAACGTAAGGTAAATGAATGAAAACAGTATCAATTAAGGTTAAAGGCGCAATTCTATCGGTTGTGATTTTACTCATGTGCTTATTTATCTGGCATATGGCTACAACACAAAAAGTTACACCGCCGCCTGGGGTATCAACTGGCTCTAGTGAGTACAACAGCCTCATGGGTCAGGGCGGTAGTGAGCCTGTTCAAAAAACTGGGTTTCCAACCTTAACGCAGATGGGGGAGACTATCTATAAGCAGTTGTCACACCCTTTTTATGACAATGGTCCGAACGATAAGGGAATTGGTATTCAACTGGCCTATTCTTTGGCGCGTGTTGCCTTAGGATTCTTGTTGGCGATGATAGTAGCTATTCCGTTTGGATTCTGGATCGGCATGTCACCATTGGCTTACGAGGCATTTAATCCATTCATTCAAATTCTGAAGCCGATTTCGCCATTGGCTTGGATGCCTATCGCGCTCTACACCATCAAAGACTCTGCTATTTCTGGAATCTTTGTGATCTTTATTTGTTCCGTATGGCCAATGCTCCTCAACACAGCATTTGGAGTTGCTAATGTACGTAAAGAATTATTAAACGTTGCCAAGACATTGGAAGTCTCTCCTTTACGTAAGGCATTCTTAGTCATTCTTCCTGCTGCTGCACCAACCATTTTGACTGGTATGCGCATATCCATGGGTATTGCCTGGTTAGTGATCGTTGCTGCTGAGATGCTTGTTGGTGGTACCGGAATTGGTTACTTCTTATGGAATGAGTGGAATAACCTATCGCTCTCCAGTGTTATTTTTGCAATTCTTTTAATTGGTATTGTTGGAATGTTGCTAGATACAGCATTTGGCAAGTTACAAAAGGCGGTTTCGTATGCAGATTGAAAATACATTCCTCAAAGTTTCAAACCTCAGCAAGTCGTATAAAGCTGACGCACCTCCAGTATTTGAAGGAATAGATTTTGAAATCGAAAAAGGAGAGTTTGTTTGTATCATCGGCCATTCCGGATGTGGCAAAACTACTATTTTGAATGTGCTTGCTGGTCTTGAAGAAGCAACTGGCGGCGATGCCATCATGCTTGGTAAGCGTATTCAGGGCCCTGGTTTAGAGCGTGGAGTTGTATTCCAAGGGCATGCATTAATGCCGTGGATGACAGTACTGCAGAATGTGGCTTTTGCAGTGAAGTCAAAGTATCCCGATTGGTCAAAAGAGCAGATTACTGAGCATTCCAAAAAGTATCTAGCAATGGTCGGCTTGGTAAATGCTGAAAATAAAAAACCATCTGAATTATCTGGCGGTATGAAGCAAAGGGTTGGTATTGCAAGAGCCTTTGCAATTGAGCCAAAAATGCTACTACTTGATGAACCATTCGGAGCCTTGGATGCGTTAACTCGTGGGGTTATTCAGGATGAGCTACTCAAAATTTGCAAAGAAACAAATCAAACTGTATTTATGATCACCCATGATGTTGATGAGGCAATCTTGCTTTCTGACAAAATTATGCTGATGAGCAACGGCCCTAATGCACGTATCGCTGAAATCGTTGTCAACACTTTGCCTAAAGGAAGAAAGCGGGCCAATTTACATCATGATGCTATGTATTACCCAATGCGAAACCATTTAGTAGATTTTCTAGTCAATCGATCAAAGGATCTGCAGGTAAAAGGAGCTAAGGGTGAGTTGGATGGATACAAGCCTGTAATAGTGCTTCCAGGTGTTGATGCGGTTGTTGCTTGATACACTAAAACTTAAAACTAGGAGAAAAAAATGGATCGTTCAGTAGTTACACAAAAAATTATCGAAGCCAAAGTTCGCAATGGCATGAAGTGGAGTGATATCGCAAAAGCAATAGGCGAATCAAAGGAGTGGGTTACTGCAGGCTGTTTAGGTCAAATGACCTTTACTAAGGTGCAGGCTGAAGCCGCTGGTAAGTTATTTGATTTGACTGATGAAGAGATGGCTTGGTTGCAAATTGTTCCTTATAAAGGATCTTTGCCAACCGCCGTTCCAACAGACCCATTGATCTATCGTTGGTATGAGATTGTGAGTGTTTATGGCACTACTATTAAAGAGTTAATCCATGAAGAGTTTGGCGATGGCATTATGAGTGCAATCGATTTCTCAATGGATATCCAGCGCGAGCCTGATCCAAAAGGCGATCGTGTTCAAGTAGTGCTATCAGGTAAGTACCTTTCTTACAAGACTTACTAAAAATAGAAGCGCCCCTGAGAACCACCTTCGGGTGGTTTTTTATTGGAGTATTCTTAGCGACAACTTACTTAAAAATAGAGATTAAATATGTCAGACATCATAGATTTTAAGGCGCTAGTCAGTCATATTGGCGAGGCCGTGATCATTTCTGATCGAGATGAAAATATTTTGTTTTGGAATGCATCTGCTGAGCGCATATTTGGGTATAGCCCAGACGAGGCCTTGGGAAAAGCACTCAGCATCATTACGCCTGAGCGTTTTAGAGAGCGGCACTCTAAAGGGTATTTTCACACTATTCAGACAGGTGTAACAAAGTATGGAAATACTTTGTTAAGAGTTCCTGCGATGCATAAGGATGGGCGTTCTATCTCCATTGCTTTTTCAGTAAGCATGCTTTTTGATGATAAAAAACAACCCATTGCCATAGCTGCGATTGTCCGAGATGAAACTGAACGTTTTCAAGAAGAGCGTAATTTGAAGGCCAAACTGGCAGCATATGAGAGTAGCGAGTAAAGCTCCAACACTAAGATTGCTATAAATTTGCTTGGTTTTAGCCCTTTTGTTTCTCCTTCGCTATTACTTATGCCCATAATTTGCTTACCATCCCGCTTACCAGTGAAACATGGATTTTAGTAAGTTTGAATGGATTACTCGGGAGTGGAGTTTACCTTCTAAGCCATATGGGCAAGGGGTTTAATGGACATTGGTAGGCTTTATAATAGGGTCAAAATCTAGATCTCGTCTCCGCCAATTAAATAGGTATTGCAAGGCGCTGTGGCAACCCATAAACCTTGTTACCAAAGGCGTTACCAAAAACCACCTTCGGGTGGTTTTTTCTTTATACAAAGCGATCCTTAGATATTTGTTTGTCATTGAGTTTTAAATGGTTGCCGCTATCATGAGCTAACAATTGCCCAATAGGGTTCAAATAATCTAGGTGCTCATGACTACATCGCCACAAAGCCAAATCCAGAGCTCTAAAAATGTAGGCTTATATTCAGCTATTGCAATGAGTCTTAGCGGCATGATGGGCTCTGGCTTATTTACTGTCTTGGGGTATGCCAACCTCACTGCTAAATCTCATATCCCAATTGCTTTTTTACTTGCAGGGATTGCAGTACTTTTTACTGTGTACTCCTGCGCTAAATTAAGTGCCACATTTCCAGTGGCTGGTGGTCCTGCAGGTTATATAGTCTCAACTTATGGAAATGGCTTCATTGCCGGGTGGATGAACATCTTTCTCTATCTGGGATTTTTAATATCCACTTCGCTCTATGCATCGGGCTTTACCGAATTCATTGTGGTGCTGACAGGAAACATGTTTACCAGCTTTGAACTCAAGTTGATTGGTGGGGCATTAGTATTTATATTTGCTTTAGTAAACCTTCTAGGCGCAAGTATTGTGGGGCTTGCA
This is a stretch of genomic DNA from Polynucleobacter sp. JS-JIR-II-b4. It encodes these proteins:
- a CDS encoding CmpA/NrtA family ABC transporter substrate-binding protein, producing the protein MNSYRPFDPDRPLFSNRCSCGHHASELDHANSLSAMMDAEQQSADFVEASLVKALFPQEDRRRAFLKAVGVGGAMSALSGFLPVGSLQAMAQEKAPLEKPDLKIGFIAITCATPLIMADPLGFYKKQGLNVTLNKTAGWALIRDKMLNKEHDASHFLSPMPISMSMGLGSDPSQMRVATIQNVNGQAITLANKHKDNRDPKNWKGMKFAVPFEYSMHNFLLRYYVAQAGLDPDKDIQIRVTPPPEMVANLRAGNIDGFLGPDPFNQRAVYDEVGFIHILTKQIWDGHPCCAFGTSEEFIRKNPNTFAALYRAVLNASTMARDPANRPLIAKVISTPNYLNQPETVVMQVLTGKFADGLGNVQNVPDRIDFNPIPWYSMATWMLTQMQRWGYVKGDVNYKDISEKVFLLTDAKKYMGETGIAVPPLAKVGYKKDKIMGKEFDPSQPAAYLKSFQTNKA
- the ntrB gene encoding nitrate ABC transporter permease; the encoded protein is MKTVSIKVKGAILSVVILLMCLFIWHMATTQKVTPPPGVSTGSSEYNSLMGQGGSEPVQKTGFPTLTQMGETIYKQLSHPFYDNGPNDKGIGIQLAYSLARVALGFLLAMIVAIPFGFWIGMSPLAYEAFNPFIQILKPISPLAWMPIALYTIKDSAISGIFVIFICSVWPMLLNTAFGVANVRKELLNVAKTLEVSPLRKAFLVILPAAAPTILTGMRISMGIAWLVIVAAEMLVGGTGIGYFLWNEWNNLSLSSVIFAILLIGIVGMLLDTAFGKLQKAVSYAD
- a CDS encoding ABC transporter ATP-binding protein, yielding MQIENTFLKVSNLSKSYKADAPPVFEGIDFEIEKGEFVCIIGHSGCGKTTILNVLAGLEEATGGDAIMLGKRIQGPGLERGVVFQGHALMPWMTVLQNVAFAVKSKYPDWSKEQITEHSKKYLAMVGLVNAENKKPSELSGGMKQRVGIARAFAIEPKMLLLDEPFGALDALTRGVIQDELLKICKETNQTVFMITHDVDEAILLSDKIMLMSNGPNARIAEIVVNTLPKGRKRANLHHDAMYYPMRNHLVDFLVNRSKDLQVKGAKGELDGYKPVIVLPGVDAVVA
- the cynS gene encoding cyanase, giving the protein MDRSVVTQKIIEAKVRNGMKWSDIAKAIGESKEWVTAGCLGQMTFTKVQAEAAGKLFDLTDEEMAWLQIVPYKGSLPTAVPTDPLIYRWYEIVSVYGTTIKELIHEEFGDGIMSAIDFSMDIQREPDPKGDRVQVVLSGKYLSYKTY
- a CDS encoding PAS domain S-box protein, whose translation is MSDIIDFKALVSHIGEAVIISDRDENILFWNASAERIFGYSPDEALGKALSIITPERFRERHSKGYFHTIQTGVTKYGNTLLRVPAMHKDGRSISIAFSVSMLFDDKKQPIAIAAIVRDETERFQEERNLKAKLAAYESSE